A portion of the Deltaproteobacteria bacterium genome contains these proteins:
- the hpnJ gene encoding hopanoid biosynthesis associated radical SAM protein HpnJ, giving the protein MRTLFLNPPAYDNFDGGAGSRYQATREVWSFWYPTWLCYPAGMIKDSRVLDAPPEKLNQVQTVEIAKDYDFVVLHTSTPSFRLDVRTAEMIKSANPDCLVAFVGGHATAATEQTLKASEAIDIAGRKEFDFSMKEVSEGRDWSSIRGISYRKDGKIHHNLDRPSLTSAELDSMPFVTEIYARDLDFRKYNSPYCQYPYVSLYTGRGCPARCTFCLWPQVTTGHSYRTRSVENVIAEVKEMQRLFPGMKELFFDDDTFTADPKRAREIAMQLKPLGICWSTNARGNVDPETLKVLKDCGLRLFVVGYESGNAQILKNIKKGVALETSRRFTQECHKLGILIHGTFILGLPGESKETIQETMRFAREMNPETIQVSLASPYPGTEFYDYAVEHGYIQPEDLVDETGYQKCVINYPNLSGDDIFAAVEKFYKSYYLRPKYIFKAVKKMARNPEERKRMWQEGKDFFRTMRTRRHIMAKPQVASSTAA; this is encoded by the coding sequence ATGCGGACGTTGTTCTTGAACCCCCCGGCTTACGACAATTTCGATGGTGGCGCGGGGTCACGCTATCAGGCAACGCGTGAGGTGTGGTCGTTCTGGTACCCAACCTGGCTGTGCTATCCCGCCGGGATGATTAAAGACAGCCGTGTGCTCGATGCTCCCCCGGAAAAGCTGAACCAAGTCCAGACTGTCGAGATCGCCAAGGACTACGACTTCGTCGTCCTCCACACCAGCACGCCATCCTTCCGTCTGGATGTGCGCACGGCGGAAATGATCAAATCCGCCAATCCCGACTGCCTCGTCGCTTTCGTGGGTGGACACGCGACGGCCGCAACCGAGCAAACCCTCAAGGCTTCGGAAGCCATCGACATTGCCGGAAGAAAAGAATTCGACTTCTCCATGAAAGAAGTGTCCGAAGGCCGCGACTGGAGCAGTATTCGCGGGATTAGCTACCGCAAAGACGGCAAGATTCATCACAACCTCGACCGCCCGTCCTTGACCAGCGCGGAACTCGACAGCATGCCGTTCGTCACCGAGATTTATGCGCGCGACCTCGATTTTCGCAAATACAACAGCCCTTACTGTCAGTATCCCTACGTCTCGCTCTACACTGGGCGCGGCTGTCCGGCACGGTGCACCTTTTGTCTGTGGCCGCAAGTCACGACTGGGCACTCGTACCGCACCCGTTCGGTAGAAAACGTCATCGCCGAAGTCAAAGAGATGCAACGCCTCTTCCCCGGCATGAAAGAGCTGTTTTTCGACGACGACACCTTCACTGCCGACCCCAAACGCGCGCGCGAGATTGCCATGCAGTTGAAGCCCCTGGGCATATGTTGGTCCACCAACGCCCGTGGGAATGTCGATCCGGAAACGCTCAAGGTGCTCAAAGACTGCGGCCTCCGTCTCTTCGTCGTGGGCTACGAATCCGGCAACGCGCAAATCCTTAAGAACATCAAGAAAGGCGTGGCCCTGGAAACTTCCCGGCGTTTTACCCAAGAGTGCCACAAGCTCGGCATTCTCATTCACGGGACCTTCATTCTCGGCCTGCCCGGAGAAAGCAAAGAAACCATCCAGGAAACGATGCGCTTCGCGCGGGAGATGAACCCGGAGACGATCCAAGTTTCACTCGCGTCACCCTATCCCGGCACGGAGTTTTACGACTACGCCGTCGAGCACGGGTACATTCAGCCCGAGGACTTGGTCGATGAAACCGGCTATCAGAAGTGCGTGATCAATTATCCCAACCTCTCGGGAGACGACATCTTCGCCGCTGTCGAGAAGTTCTACAAATCCTACTATCTGCGACCGAAATACATCTTCAAAGCAGTCAAGAAGATGGCCCGCAACCCCGAAGAGCGGAAGCGGATGTGGCAAGAAGGCAAAGATTTCTTCCGCACCATGCGCACGCGCCGCCACATCATGGCAAAGCCGCAAGTAGCGTCATCGACAGCAGCATAG